A genomic window from Populus alba chromosome 19, ASM523922v2, whole genome shotgun sequence includes:
- the LOC118056750 gene encoding superoxide dismutase [Cu-Zn] 2 has translation MATGSVKAVALITGDSNVRGSLHFIQEPNGATHVTGRIAGLSPGLHGFHIHAPGDTTNGCNSTGPHFNPLKKDHGAPCDNVRHAGDLGNIIAGPNGVAEVSIKDFQIPLSGMHSILGRAVVVHADPDDLGKGGHDLSKTTGNAGARVGCGIIGLKSSV, from the exons ATGGCAACAGGGTCTGTGAAAGCGGTGGCTCTCATCACCGGAGACTCCAATGTTAGAGGCTCTCTTCATTTCATTCAAGAACCAAAcg GGGCCACACATGTGACAGGGAGGATAGCTGGCTTATCACCAGGCCTTCATGGGTTTCATATTCATGCTCCTGGTGATACCACCAATGGCTGCAATTCCACTG GACCTCATTTCAATCCATTAAAGAAGGACCATGGAGCTCCATGTGATAACGTACGTCATGCTGGAGATTTGGGGAACATCATTGCAGGCCCAAATG GTGTTGCAGAAGTTTCGATCAAAGACTTTCAG ATACCACTGAGTGGGATGCATTCCATATTGGGGAGGGCTGTTGTTGTGCATGCTGATCCTGATGATCTTGGAAAAG GTGGACATGATCTTAGCAAGACAACTGGGAATGCAGGTGCAAGGGTTGGATGTG GCATCATTGGGCTCAAATCATCTGTTTAG